In the genome of Carassius carassius chromosome 47, fCarCar2.1, whole genome shotgun sequence, one region contains:
- the LOC132130993 gene encoding lysophosphatidic acid receptor 6-like, protein MTMTEMNNSSCSNDEFKYVLYSSVFSIVFILGLLFNMVAMYIFVCRLKMRNETTTYMMNLVVSDILFVLTLPFRTFYFINRQWPFGNALCKISVALFYTNMYGSILFLTCISMDRYLAIVYPFASRTLRTKRNARIACSVIWVVLLSGSLTAGFVMDTTSYTNNQTYCFENYSNSQWKSMVSKVVVFMETLGFLIPLMINFICSMRVLQTLRNPESISRGGQLNKAKILRMIVVHLLIFCFCFIPYNVNLVFYTLVRSQVITNCTVESVVRTIYPIAFCIAVTNCCFDPVIYYFTSETIQNSIKRKSLAVRKNTLNDTINNSVNNRSDSMNKITSLKVKFIIEESTI, encoded by the coding sequence ATGACAATGACAGAGATGAACAATTCAAGCTGTTCCAATGATGAATTTAAATATGTGTTATACAGCTCCGTTTTCAGTATTGTCTTTATTCTCGGGCTGCTCTTCAACATGGTGGCCATGTACATTTTTGTTTGCAGACTGAAAATGCGCAATGAGACCACAACATACATGATGAACCTTGTGGTCTCAGACATCCTCTTCGTCTTGACCTTGCCTTTCAGGACATTCTACTTTATTAACCGTCAGTGGCCTTTTGGTAATGCTCTCTGCAAAATCTCAGTGGCCTTGTTCTACACCAACATGTACGGCAGTATCCTCTTCCTCACGTGCATCAGCATGGACCGCTACCTGGCAATCGTTTATCCCTTCGCGTCTAGAACACTGAGGACCAAGCGCAATGCTAGAATAGCCTGCTCCGTGATCTGGGTGGTTCTGCTGTCTGGAAGCCTAACCGCAGGTTTCGTGATGGACACCACTTCATATACAAACAACCAAACGTACTGTTTTGAAAACTACTCAAACTCCCAGTGGAAGTCCATGGTATCAAAAGTTGTGGTGTTTATGGAAACGTTGGGTTTCCTGATTCCACTGATGATCAACTTCATCTGCTCTATGAGGGTCCTACAGACCTTACGAAACCCGGAAAGCATCAGCCGTGGAGGGCAGCTGAACAAGGCTAAGATATTGCGTATGATTGTGGTGCACTTGCTTATCTTTTGTTTTTGCTTCATTCCGTACAATGTCAATCTGGTCTTCTACACCCTGGTTCGAAGTCAGGTTATTACAAACTGCACTGTGGAGTCAGTGGTCCGGACAATTTATCCAATTGCATTTTGCATCGCCGTGACCAACTGTTGCTTTGACCCAGTGATCTATTACTTTACCTCCGAGACGATTCAGAACTCTATTAAACGGAAGTCTTTAGCTGTCCGCAAAAACACGCTAAACGACACAATTAACAATAGTGTTAACAACAGAAGTGATTCGATGAATAAAATCACATCTCTTAAAGTTAAATTCATCATTGAAGAGTCTACAATATGA
- the LOC132130994 gene encoding lysophosphatidic acid receptor 6-like — translation MDLHNTTYISIPANCTVDISYRFTYYKISYSMIFIFGVVSNATALRRFCRMPQTFTSTAVYMANLAVADIFFMISLPLRIYYYHNKAATTSNYTNDWSPGGAFCQLTFTLKYISLYGGIFFLVCIGVDRYFAVVHPLHQHLRKVRTARMLSVGIWCLVLALSLTLPFLYSAASRWNKSCLLDPSSKRHRTIILAALGLVQMAYLLPALLLLFSYCSILRVLCRLPHRRKIRHRRTLTVIYWVLVVFFVCFTPYHLNLLGYTLTQVGLVHSCGLAQVTKVLHPVVLSLASTNCCLNPLIYYFSTSLVHKEPTGSRGSASQ, via the coding sequence ATGGATCTCCATAACACTACGTACATATCTATTCCAGCCAACTGCACGGTGGACATCAGCTACCGCTTCACCTACTACAAGATCTCCTACAGCATGATCTTCATATTCGGCGTCGTCAGCAATGCCACAGCGCTGCGGCGTTTCTGCAGGATGCCTCAAACGTTCACAAGCACGGCTGTCTACATGGCCAACCTGGCCGTAGCAGATATCTTCTTCATGATCTCTCTCCCCCTGCGAATCTATTATTATCACAACAAAGCCGCTACTACCTCGAACTACACCAACGACTGGTCTCCAGGAGGTGCTTTCTGTCAGCTGACCTTCACGTTGAAGTATATCAGCCTATATGGAGGAATCTTCTTCCTGGTGTGTATTGGAGTAGACCGCTACTTTGCCGTGGTTCACCCTCTACATCAGCACCTGAGGAAGGTTCGTACCGCTCGTATGCTAAGCGTTGGGATCTGGTGCCTGGTCCTGGCCCTCAGCCTCACTCTGCCTTTTCTGTATTCGGCAGCATCCCGATGGAACAAGTCGTGCCTCTTGGATCCTTCTTCCAAACGCCACCGTACTATAATCCTAGCAGCTCTCGGCTTGGTGCAAATGGCCTATCTGTTGCCCGCACTGCTCCTGCTATTCAGCTACTGCAGCATACTCCGTGTGCTCTGCAGGCTGCCTCACCGCAGGAAGATCCGGCACCGACGCACACTCACCGTCATCTACTGGGTCCTGGTAGTCTTTTTTGTCTGCTTTACCCCTTATCACCTCAATCTACTAGGTTACACTCTCACACAGGTGGGCCTTGTGCACAGCTGCGGTCTGGCTCAAGTCACAAAAGTGCTCCATCCTGTCGTGCTCTCACTGGCCAGCACCAACTGCTGTCTAAACCCCCTCATTTACTATTTTTCCACCAGCCTGGTTCACAAAGAGCCGACCGGCAGTAGAGGAAGTGCTAGTCAATGA